From the Rhizobium sp. SL42 genome, the window GCGGTCATCTGATCCACGGCAACCAAGGAGGGCTATCGATGGGCTTTTTCAATTTCATCAAGAGCGCCGACAAGAAGCTTGGACTGGGCGGCGAGGACGAAGCGCCTGATGTCGAAGCGGTCAAGAAGGAACTCGCCTCCCATGACCTTGGCACGGACAAGGTTGATGTTGAGGTCGTCAATGACAAGATCGTCCTGAAAGGTGTGGTCAAGGATCAGTCGATTTTCGAAAAGGCTGTCGTGGCCGTCGGCAACACGCTTGGCATTTCCACCGTGGAAGCCACCGAGTTGAAGATTGCCGACGCGGACAGCGCTGCGCCCGTCGCGGCAAAGGAGCCGGTATTTCATACGGTGAAGAAGGGCGACAACCTGTGGAAGATTGCCGAAGCCGAATATGGCAAGGGCAAGGGTGCCAAGCATACGCTGATTTTTGAAGCGAACCGGCCGATGTTGAGCCATCCCGACAAGATCTATCCAGGCCAGGTGCTGCGCATTCCTCCGCTTGTCGGCTGATTGCTGTTTCGATGACGGGTTCCCACAAACGGCTTTTTGTATAACCTGCCTTCGAAACAGCGGCAGCAAAGACAGTGATCGTGAAACCCAAGCTGTCCCTCTCGGAGGGACTCTTTCATTTTCCCGGGTATTTTCAGCGGACCGAACAGGACGTGCTGGTGGATTCTGTGCGCGATGTGGTGGCGGAAGCGCCGCTCTATGTGCCGGTCATGCCCGGCACCGGAAAGCCCATGTCCGTGCGCATGACGAATTGTGGGCCGCTCGGTTGGGTAACGGACAAGGAGAGAGGCTATCGCTATCAGGCAGCCCATCCCATCACCGGGGTGCCCTGGCCGGCAATCCCGCAGATTCTGGTCGATCTCTGGCGCGAAATATCCGGCTTCGACAAGGATCCGGAAGCCTGCCTTGTCAATTTCTATGGCGACGATGCCAAGATGGGCCTGCATCAGGACCGCGACGAGACGGATTTCAACGCTCCCGTTGTCTCAGTGTCCCTCGGCGACAGTTGCCTGTTCCGCATAGGTGGATTGGATCGCAAAGATCGAACCAGTTCGCTGAGGCTTGAAAGTGGCGATGTCTTTGTTCTGGGCGGAGCGGGCAGGCTGTGCTTTCATGGCGTCGACAGGATTTACCCAGGAACCTCGACGCTTTTGAAGAATGGCGGTCGCATCAATCTGACACTGCGCCGCGTCAATCCCTGATCCATAGCCGACGATGCATCGCCTACAGTTTTCTCAGCGCGACTTTCTCGACCAGATGATTGTTGCCCTTGCGCAGGATCAGATCGGCGCGCGGTCGCGTCGGCAGGATATTTTCCCTTAGGTTCTTCAGATTGATGTTGTTCCAGAGGCCTTCGGCAATGGTCATTGCCTCCTGCTCGCCGATTGTCGCATATCGATGGAAGTAGGAGTTCGGATCGCGAAACGCCGTCTGTCTGAGGCGCATGAAGCGTTCGACATACCAGCGATGGATGGCATGTTCATCAGCGTCGATATAGATCGAGAAATCGAAGAAATCAGAAACCATCGGCACGATCTTGCCGTCCGCGGGCAGATTGCGCGACTGCAGAACATTGATGCCTTCGAAAATCAGGATGTCCGGCCGGTCGATGACCACGTGTTCGTTAGGGAGCACGTCGTAGGTCAGGTGCGAATAGCAGGGTGCCTTGACGTTCGGCATTCCCGCCTTGATCGCCGACAGGAAGCGTAGCAGGGCGCCGATGTCATAGCTTTCGGGGAAACCCTTGCGATTGAGGATATCGTTTTTGGTCAGGTGCGCATTCGGATAGAGGAAGCCGTCCGTGGTCACCAGATCGACCTTAGGGCTCGAAGGCCAGCGAGCGAGAAGCTCTTTCAGAATACGCGCGGTGGTCGATTTCCCGACAGCAACGGATCCGGCAATGCCGATGACGAATGGCGTCTTGAATACGTCTGACATGCTGAGGAAGCGATTGCGCTGCTCGAACAGCAGCTGCGAGGATTCGACATGCGACGATAGCAGGCGTGACAGCGACAGATAGATCCGCCGCACCTCATCAAGATCAATCGGGTCATCGATCGAGCGCAGCCGATGCACTTCGTCGGCCGTCAGCGTCAGCGGCGTGTCAGCGCGAAAATGCGCCCATTCCTCGGAATCAAAGAACAGATAAGGCGAATAACCATTGGCCTGGAAATGGTCGAGGACTTCTGGCGCTTCGGATTCCCGTATAGATATCGTCATGGATCCCGCCGACTGGCCTTCTCGTTCAGGCCCGTCTGAGCGGTCCTGCGCTCAAGTTCCTGCATCACGTCTTGTAAAGGTATGTCCGCGATTTTCAATACGACCATCAGGTGATAGAGCAGGTCGGCGCTTTCGTAGACGAGGTTCTCCCGGTCGTTCTGGACCGCCGCCATCACGGCCTCGATAGCCTCCTCGCCAAGCTTCTTTGCCGCCTTGTTCTGCCCGCCCGCGACGAGTTTCGCCGTCCAGGATTGGTCCGGGGCAGCCTTGGCGCGCTTTGCCACGATAGCTTCAAGGTCGGAGAGAGTAAAAGCGGTCATGATCTGCCTTCCTTGCGCTCAATCGAGCCGCATCGCGATGCCGGCGTCAGCCATATATGCCTTGGCCTCGGCAATCGAATAGGTGCCGAAATGGAAGATGGAGGCGGCGAGCACAGCTGTCGCATGGCCGTCGCGAATGCCGGCGACCAGATCGTCGAGATTTCCGACGCCGCCGGACGCGATCACCGGAACCCGGACGCTGTCTGCAATGGTGCGCGTCAGGCCGATATCATAGCCACTCTTGGTGCCGTCCCGGTCCATCGAGGTCACAAGCAATTCGCCAGCGCCGCGTTCGACCATCTTGATGGCGAACTCGACGGCGTCAATTCCGGTCGGCTGGCGTCCACCGTGGGTGAAGATTTCCCACCTGTCGGTTTCCCCGCTGGCGGAGACCTTCTTGGCATCGATCGAAACGACAATGCACTGGTTGCCGAATTTGTCGGCGGCTTCGGCGACGAAATCGGGATTGTTGACCGCTGCCGAATTGATCGAGACCTTATCCGCGCCGCAGAGCAGCAATTTGCGGATATCGGCCACCGCACGCACGCCACCGCCGACGGTCAGCGGCATGAAGCAGTGATCGGCCGTCTCAGCCACCACGTCGAAAATCGTGTCGCGATTGTCCGAAGAGGCGGTGATGTCGAGGAAACAGAGTTCGTCGGCACCGGCCGCGTCATAGGCATTGGCAGCCTGCACGGGATCGCCGGCATCGATCAGGTCGACGAAGTTGACGCCTTTGACGACACGGCCGTCCTTGACATCGAGACAGGGAATTACGCGGGCCTTGAGCGTCATGGGATGTGTCCTTTAACCTCTGGCAGCCTTGATCAGCGCGAGCGCTTCCGCTGGATCGATACGGCCATCATAAAGCGCGCGGCCCGATATGGCACCCTCGAGCTTAGCCGCATCCGGTCGCAACATGCGATGGATGTCGTCGATGGAAGCCAGGCCGCCCGACGCGATGACCGGTATGGAGACAGCTCCAGCCAGTTCCAGCGTCGACGGCCAGTTGATCCCGGCCAGGATGCCGTCCCGATCGATATCGGTATAGATGATCGCAGCAACCCCGGCACCTTCGAAGCGCTTCGCAAGCTCGATAACGCCGAGTTCGGATGCTTCCGCCCAACCCTCCACGGCGACCTTGCCACCCTTGGCATCGATGCCGACGGCAACCTTGCCGGGGAAGCGCTTGCAGGCTTCGATGACCAAAGCCGGGTCGCGGACCGCGATCGTCCCGAGGATAACGCGTGACAGGCCGCGTGATAGCCAGCTCTCGATATGCTCCAGCGTGCGAATACCGCCGCCGAGCTGCACCGGGTTTTTGGTGGCCTTCAAGATTGCATCGACTGCGGCGCCATTGACGCTTTCGCCGGCAAAGGCGCCGTTCAGGTCAACCACGTGCAGCCATTCGAAGCCCTGCTCTTCGAAGTCACGTGCCTGCGCGGCCGGATCGGCGTTATAAACGGTCGCCTGGTCCATATCGCCGAGTTTCAGGCGAACGCACTGGCCGTCCTTCAGGTCGATGGCGGGAAAAAGGATCATGACAAAAATCCGAAAATGAGGGTCAGGGCTTCCAGGTGAGGAAATTGGCAATCAGCTTGAGACCAAGCGTCTGGCTTTTTTCCGGATGGAATTGCGCGCCGACCATGTTGTCCCGGCCGACAAAGGCCGTCATCGCGCCACCGTATTCGGTGGTCGCAATCACGTCAGATGCATGCTTGGCCGCAAGATGGTAGGAGTGAACAAAATAGGCATGCAGGCCATTTGCGCCTGTGGCGATCCCGTCGAAGAGCGGATGTGCATGTCTGAGCGTCAGTGTGTTCCAGCCGATCTGCGGGATCTTCAGGCTCCGGTCGGACGGGGTCATCTCGATGACGTCGCCTTCAATCCAGCCGAAACCCTGCGTCGTGGTCTTCTCCAGTCCGCGCGAGGACATCAGCTGCATGCCGACGCAAACCCCGAAGAACGGGCGCCCCTTGTGTTCGACCACATCGACGATTGCCTCATGCATTCCAGGAACAGCATCGAGACCCCGGCGGCAATCCGCATAGGCGCCGACGCCCGGCAATACGATCCGGTCGGCCGAGGCCACCCGGTCCGCCTGATCGGTCAGTTCAATCGTGGCGTCAACGTCGGCTTCGCGTGCTGCGCGTTCGAATGCCTTGGTCGCCGAACGTAGATTGCCCGAACCGTAGTCGATGATGGCTACACGCATGTCATATGTCCTTTCCGCTCAACGCTTCAGCCCTGTGCCGACAGCGGAGCAAGGTGGCAGTTTGTTTCCGCTAAGCGGACCCGTGCTGCCGTCACAATGTCCCTTTGGTGGACGGTATCCGGTTCGCCTGGCGCGGATCGATTTCCGTCGCCATGCGCAGAGCCCGTGCGACTGCCTTGAAGCAAGTCTCGGCGATATGGTGATTGTTGGCGCCGTAGTGGTTCAGCACATGCAGTGTGATGCCGGCATTCTGTGCCAGTGCCTGGAAAAATTCGCGCACCAGTTCGGTATCGAACGTGCCGATTTTCGGCGCGCTGAAATTGACGTTCCAGACCAGGAACGGTCGACCGGACACATCGATGGCCGCCTTTGTCATGGTTTCATCCATGGCAAGGTCGATCGACGAATAACGTGTGATGCCTTTGCGATCGCCAAGCGCTTTGGAAATTGCCTGGCCAAGCGCAATGCCCGTGTCTTCGACAGTGTGGTGGTCGTCGATATGAAGGTCGCCCGCTGCATCGATATGCATGTCGATCAGAGAATGGCGGCATAACTGGTCGAGCATATGGTCGAAAAAGCCCACGCCGGTCGAGATCTTGCCGGTGCCGGTGCCGTCGATATCGACGGAAACGGACACAGACGTCTCGTTGGTCTTGCGGGAAATCTCGCCTTTGCGCTCTGCCATCGGGCTGCTCCATGGGAATAATGGCCGTTCCATATCAGCAGGTGAGCCAAATATCCAGAAGTTACATTGCGTTGCCGTAAGGCGCCTGCAGCGGACTGTCGGCAATGATTGCAATCGCCAAAAGGCAACTTACATAGGTTTCGACAAACGGCCGCTGGCCGAAGCAGACAAGGCCCGGTACGCGGGCATATAGGTGTTTGATGACAACGATTATTACTGTTCGCAAGGGCGACAAGGTCGTGATGGCCGGCGATGGCCAGGTGAGCCTCGGCCAGACCGTGATGAAGGGCAACGCACGCAAGGTTCGCCGGATCGGCAAGGATGGCAAGGTGATCGCCGGTTTCGCTGGCGCGACTGCGGATGCCTTCACTCTTCTTGACCGGTTGGAGAAAAAGCTGGAGCAATATCCGGGTCAGTTGATGCGGGCTGCCGTCGAGCTTGCCAAGGATTGGCGCACCGACAAATACCTGCGCAACCTCGAAGCAATGATGCTGGTCGCCGACAAGACGATCACGCTTGCCATTACCGGCAATGGCGACGTGTTGGAGCCGGAACATGGTACGATGGCGATCGGCTCGGGCGGAAATTTCGCTTATGCCGCAGCGAGGGCCCTGATGGACAGTGATCGCTCGGCCGAAGAGGTTGCCCGTCGCGCCATGCAGATTGCCGGTGAAATCTGCGTCTATACCAATGACAGCGTGATTATCGAGACCCTGGACGTCGCTTGAACCTGCCTGTCCGGTCCATGAAACCAAGTTCAAGCAGTCGAGTTTCCTTGCGACTGCCAGGAGTAAAACCACATGAGCAATTTTTCTCCGCGCGAGATCGTTTCCGAACTCGATCGCCACATCATCGGCCAGCACGACGCCAAGCGTGCGGTGGCGATCGCGCTGCGCAATCGCTGGCGCCGCCAGCAGCTGTCCGAGGATCTCCGCGATGAGGTCATGCCGAAAAACATCCTGATGATCGGGCCGACCGGTGTCGGCAAGACCGAAATTTCCCGTCGCCTGGCAAAGCTTGCCGGAGCACCGTTCATCAAGGTCGAGGCGACCAAGTTCACCGAAGTCGGCTATGTCGGCCGCGATGTCGAACAAATCGTACGCGATCTCGTCGAGATCGGTATCACCCTGGTGCGCGACAAGAAGCGCAATGAAGTTGAGGCCAAGGCGCACGCGCTTGCCGAAGAGCGAGTATTGGACGCGCTGGTTGGTTCGACATCGTCACCGGCGACCCGCGACAGCTTCCGCAAGAAGCTGCGCAATGGAGAACTGGATGACAAGGAAATCGATATTGAAGTGGCAGACGCCGGATCCGGCATGCCTGGCGGGTTTGAAATTCCGGGCATGCCCGGTGCCAATGTCGGCATTCTGAATATTTCGGAAATGTTCGGCAAGGCCATGGGCAACCGGACGAAAAAGGTTCGCACCACGGTCAAGGCGTCCTATACCGACCTGATCCGAGACGAATCCGACAAGCTGATCGACAATGAAGTGATCCAGCGCGAAGCGGTGCGTTCCGTTGAAAACGACGGTATCGTGTTTCTCGACGAGATCGACAAGATCGCGGCACGGGAAGGCGGCGTGGGTGCGGGCGTTTCGCGCGAAGGTGTACAACGGGACCTGCTGCCCCTGGTCGAAGGCACCACCGTTTCGACCAAATACGGTCCGGTCAAGACGGATCACATCCTCTTCATCGCGTCGGGCGCTTTCCATGTCTCGAAACCGTCGGACCTCTTGCCGGAACTGCAGGGTCGTCTGCCTATCCGCGTTGAGTTGAAGCCTTTGACCAAGGAGGATTTTCGCCGGATCCTGACTGAAACCGAAGCAAGCCTGATCCGCCAATACAAGGCGCTGATGGCGACCGAGGAGCTCAATCTCGATTTTACCGAGGACGCGATCGATGCTTTGGCCGATGTCGCGGTGAAGCTGAACACCACGGTTGAGAATATCGGCGCGCGGCGCCTTCAGACGGTGATGGAACGCGTTCTGGACGACATTTCGTTCAATGCACCGGATCGCGGCGGCGCTGTAGTGATGATCGATTCGGACTATGTGCAGAAGCATGTCGGAGACCTGGCTGCCGATACCGACCTCAGTCGTTATATCCTGTGATCTTTGTGCACCTATGGCGCTCTTTCCCTCCCGCAGTATCGGGAAAGTGAGAGCGCGGAAGGTCGACAATGCAGGCTGTGCTTATGTAAGGAGTGAGCTAGTGGATCTGCATCCCTTCCCTTGTGAATGATGCAGATCTGATTTGCGGCTCAGTCTGAGGACGGCGAAGCGTGCTATCTATCATCCGGACATTTTTTCTGACGGTCTCCTTGGCGGGATTGTTGGGCACTGTAGCTCAAGCTGCGCAGGTCGTGCCGTCAGGCAATCGCAACGTCGAGCAGCCGCCGGTTCCGGGCGCTTCGGTTCGTCGCACCAAGGCCGGCAAGACCAGTTTTGACCTGAAATACGAAAAAGTTCGCGATCTCCTGCGCGATGACGACGCCCTGGTCGGCAAGATCAAGAAAACGGCTGTGGCTTACGGTATTGCGCCGATCCACATGGTCGGTGCGATCGTTGGCGAACATACCTACAACGTCGACGCCTATGACAGCCTGCAGAGCTATTATGTGAAGGCCGCGTCTTACGCCGGCAACAGCTTCCGTTTTGCCTATAAGAGCGAGGACGTTTCTGATTTCGTTCAGCGGCCTGAATTTGCCGAGTGTGACGAGCTGGATGATTCCTACCGTCTGTGGACCTGCCGTGAAGACGTCTGGCAGGACAGGTTTCGCGGAAAGACGGTCGGTGGCACCGCTTACCCCAACAATCGGTTCAGTGCCGTCTTCTTCCAGCCTTTCTACGCCGGCCAGACCTTCGGACTGGGCCAGATCAATCCGTTGACCGCACTGATGCTGTCGGATCTCGTTCATCAGAAGTCTGGCTATGCCAAGCTCGATGAAAAGGATGCTGTCGGCGTTTACAAGGCGATCATGGATCCAGACATCTCGCTCGCGTTCATGGCGGCAGTCATCCGCAAGTCCATCGACGACTACCGCAGCATCGCCAATGTGGATATTTCGCAAAACCCAGGCGTGACGGCGACGTTGTTCAATATCGGCAATTCGCAGCAACGTGCGCGCGCGCTACGTGCGCGCAATGCAGGTGGTGCGACCAATTGGCCGGAAGAGAACTATTACGGATGGCTGGTCAACGATCGGCTGGACGAGTTGCAGGACCTGCTCTAACTCCTTAGGGGCGACGGCGCCCCTTGTGGAGCAAAGGCATGAATACAAAGC encodes:
- the lysM gene encoding peptidoglycan-binding protein LysM, with translation MGFFNFIKSADKKLGLGGEDEAPDVEAVKKELASHDLGTDKVDVEVVNDKIVLKGVVKDQSIFEKAVVAVGNTLGISTVEATELKIADADSAAPVAAKEPVFHTVKKGDNLWKIAEAEYGKGKGAKHTLIFEANRPMLSHPDKIYPGQVLRIPPLVG
- the coaA gene encoding type I pantothenate kinase, with the translated sequence MTISIRESEAPEVLDHFQANGYSPYLFFDSEEWAHFRADTPLTLTADEVHRLRSIDDPIDLDEVRRIYLSLSRLLSSHVESSQLLFEQRNRFLSMSDVFKTPFVIGIAGSVAVGKSTTARILKELLARWPSSPKVDLVTTDGFLYPNAHLTKNDILNRKGFPESYDIGALLRFLSAIKAGMPNVKAPCYSHLTYDVLPNEHVVIDRPDILIFEGINVLQSRNLPADGKIVPMVSDFFDFSIYIDADEHAIHRWYVERFMRLRQTAFRDPNSYFHRYATIGEQEAMTIAEGLWNNINLKNLRENILPTRPRADLILRKGNNHLVEKVALRKL
- the hisH gene encoding imidazole glycerol phosphate synthase subunit HisH, producing MRVAIIDYGSGNLRSATKAFERAAREADVDATIELTDQADRVASADRIVLPGVGAYADCRRGLDAVPGMHEAIVDVVEHKGRPFFGVCVGMQLMSSRGLEKTTTQGFGWIEGDVIEMTPSDRSLKIPQIGWNTLTLRHAHPLFDGIATGANGLHAYFVHSYHLAAKHASDVIATTEYGGAMTAFVGRDNMVGAQFHPEKSQTLGLKLIANFLTWKP
- the hisB gene encoding imidazoleglycerol-phosphate dehydratase HisB — translated: MAERKGEISRKTNETSVSVSVDIDGTGTGKISTGVGFFDHMLDQLCRHSLIDMHIDAAGDLHIDDHHTVEDTGIALGQAISKALGDRKGITRYSSIDLAMDETMTKAAIDVSGRPFLVWNVNFSAPKIGTFDTELVREFFQALAQNAGITLHVLNHYGANNHHIAETCFKAVARALRMATEIDPRQANRIPSTKGTL
- the hisA gene encoding 1-(5-phosphoribosyl)-5-[(5-phosphoribosylamino)methylideneamino]imidazole-4-carboxamide isomerase, with amino-acid sequence MILFPAIDLKDGQCVRLKLGDMDQATVYNADPAAQARDFEEQGFEWLHVVDLNGAFAGESVNGAAVDAILKATKNPVQLGGGIRTLEHIESWLSRGLSRVILGTIAVRDPALVIEACKRFPGKVAVGIDAKGGKVAVEGWAEASELGVIELAKRFEGAGVAAIIYTDIDRDGILAGINWPSTLELAGAVSIPVIASGGLASIDDIHRMLRPDAAKLEGAISGRALYDGRIDPAEALALIKAARG
- a CDS encoding DUF1402 family protein encodes the protein MRTFFLTVSLAGLLGTVAQAAQVVPSGNRNVEQPPVPGASVRRTKAGKTSFDLKYEKVRDLLRDDDALVGKIKKTAVAYGIAPIHMVGAIVGEHTYNVDAYDSLQSYYVKAASYAGNSFRFAYKSEDVSDFVQRPEFAECDELDDSYRLWTCREDVWQDRFRGKTVGGTAYPNNRFSAVFFQPFYAGQTFGLGQINPLTALMLSDLVHQKSGYAKLDEKDAVGVYKAIMDPDISLAFMAAVIRKSIDDYRSIANVDISQNPGVTATLFNIGNSQQRARALRARNAGGATNWPEENYYGWLVNDRLDELQDLL
- the hisF gene encoding imidazole glycerol phosphate synthase subunit HisF, whose protein sequence is MTLKARVIPCLDVKDGRVVKGVNFVDLIDAGDPVQAANAYDAAGADELCFLDITASSDNRDTIFDVVAETADHCFMPLTVGGGVRAVADIRKLLLCGADKVSINSAAVNNPDFVAEAADKFGNQCIVVSIDAKKVSASGETDRWEIFTHGGRQPTGIDAVEFAIKMVERGAGELLVTSMDRDGTKSGYDIGLTRTIADSVRVPVIASGGVGNLDDLVAGIRDGHATAVLAASIFHFGTYSIAEAKAYMADAGIAMRLD
- a CDS encoding phosphoribosyl-ATP diphosphatase, which gives rise to MTAFTLSDLEAIVAKRAKAAPDQSWTAKLVAGGQNKAAKKLGEEAIEAVMAAVQNDRENLVYESADLLYHLMVVLKIADIPLQDVMQELERRTAQTGLNEKASRRDP
- the hslV gene encoding ATP-dependent protease subunit HslV → MTTIITVRKGDKVVMAGDGQVSLGQTVMKGNARKVRRIGKDGKVIAGFAGATADAFTLLDRLEKKLEQYPGQLMRAAVELAKDWRTDKYLRNLEAMMLVADKTITLAITGNGDVLEPEHGTMAIGSGGNFAYAAARALMDSDRSAEEVARRAMQIAGEICVYTNDSVIIETLDVA
- the hslU gene encoding ATP-dependent protease ATPase subunit HslU, whose amino-acid sequence is MSNFSPREIVSELDRHIIGQHDAKRAVAIALRNRWRRQQLSEDLRDEVMPKNILMIGPTGVGKTEISRRLAKLAGAPFIKVEATKFTEVGYVGRDVEQIVRDLVEIGITLVRDKKRNEVEAKAHALAEERVLDALVGSTSSPATRDSFRKKLRNGELDDKEIDIEVADAGSGMPGGFEIPGMPGANVGILNISEMFGKAMGNRTKKVRTTVKASYTDLIRDESDKLIDNEVIQREAVRSVENDGIVFLDEIDKIAAREGGVGAGVSREGVQRDLLPLVEGTTVSTKYGPVKTDHILFIASGAFHVSKPSDLLPELQGRLPIRVELKPLTKEDFRRILTETEASLIRQYKALMATEELNLDFTEDAIDALADVAVKLNTTVENIGARRLQTVMERVLDDISFNAPDRGGAVVMIDSDYVQKHVGDLAADTDLSRYIL
- a CDS encoding alpha-ketoglutarate-dependent dioxygenase AlkB family protein — translated: MKPKLSLSEGLFHFPGYFQRTEQDVLVDSVRDVVAEAPLYVPVMPGTGKPMSVRMTNCGPLGWVTDKERGYRYQAAHPITGVPWPAIPQILVDLWREISGFDKDPEACLVNFYGDDAKMGLHQDRDETDFNAPVVSVSLGDSCLFRIGGLDRKDRTSSLRLESGDVFVLGGAGRLCFHGVDRIYPGTSTLLKNGGRINLTLRRVNP